The Heptranchias perlo isolate sHepPer1 chromosome 30, sHepPer1.hap1, whole genome shotgun sequence region agatggtcttttaaataaatattaattGTTCCCAGTCTCTATTAAACATGTCTTTGGAAAGTCTTCAGTTTCTTCTTCTGATTTGTGCCGTTATGAAAAGGATCTGTTGTAAACGGGCCCTGGTCTCGGCGCGGATTATTTCCCAGGCGCAGTCACTGAATCTCTGAAAAAGAGAAATATTCAGGAAAATACATTAGAGAATGAACAGATTTAAATTGGGTGAAATGAACTATCTGTCAGTAATCAAACAGTCAAATATCAATTGTCCCACCTTCTGTTTGAGAAACTTTCTCAGTTTCCTGAAGTATTTGTGAATGGTGGCGTTTCTCCTCGGCCTGGACTCTGAGCCCGGTTTCTTGACACATTCCTCCAGCTCTTCGAGCTGCCGATCCAGGAGAAGCCGGAAGTTTTCCACCTTGTCCTGGGGCCATGTGACTGAGCCCAGGTTCATGCTGTAGATCTTGATGAAGTGG contains the following coding sequences:
- the LOC137300173 gene encoding interferon alpha-21-like, with product MDLASVWRFWIVWVLSGTLSLGCERLQLQQVLNTETLSKLNEMGGPFPRVCVEERLSLKTKSLNLMKLSKGLQTQDRIQIVHQTLRHFIKIYSMNLGSVTWPQDKVENFRLLLDRQLEELEECVKKPGSESRPRRNATIHKYFRKLRKFLKQKRFSDCAWEIIRAETRARLQQILFITAQIRRRN